A window of Fictibacillus halophilus contains these coding sequences:
- a CDS encoding polysaccharide biosynthesis protein: MFNKRILITGGTGSWGHELVKQLLPKEPKEIIVLSRNEASQVAMQRQFDYNPKLTFMIGDIRDKDSLMRASEGIDYIYHLAALKHVPICELQPYEALKSNIQGTQNVIETAIHHKVTKVIYISTDKAANPSNLYGMTKAIGEKLIIHANLLSKHTRFVCVRGGNVLGTNGSVIHVFKSQIKNKGQVGITDFEMTRFFLTLEEAISLLFKATYESVGGEIFVMKMPTCKITDLAQVLIDASGEKGVKMIELGKRPGEKLHEILLSEYESATTVLFDNEYFVILPTIDIEGLNQHYAAYEKVELESYSSETDLMTKEEIHKMLVEGGFLS; encoded by the coding sequence TTGTTTAATAAAAGAATTCTAATTACGGGGGGCACGGGATCTTGGGGTCATGAGCTAGTTAAACAGCTTTTGCCAAAAGAACCAAAAGAAATAATCGTCCTCTCGCGTAATGAAGCAAGTCAAGTAGCGATGCAAAGACAGTTTGATTATAATCCCAAGCTTACATTTATGATTGGTGATATAAGAGACAAGGATTCTTTAATGAGAGCGAGTGAAGGTATTGATTATATCTATCATCTTGCAGCATTAAAGCATGTACCAATCTGTGAGCTCCAGCCTTATGAAGCATTAAAGAGCAATATTCAAGGAACACAAAACGTAATCGAAACCGCTATTCATCATAAGGTAACGAAAGTGATTTATATATCAACTGACAAAGCAGCGAATCCTTCTAATCTTTACGGAATGACGAAAGCGATCGGTGAAAAATTAATCATTCATGCAAACCTTTTAAGTAAGCATACACGATTTGTCTGCGTAAGAGGCGGTAACGTTTTAGGCACGAATGGTAGCGTTATTCATGTTTTTAAAAGTCAGATTAAGAACAAAGGTCAAGTGGGCATTACTGACTTTGAGATGACACGATTCTTCTTAACCTTAGAGGAAGCAATCAGTTTACTGTTTAAAGCCACTTATGAAAGTGTAGGCGGTGAGATCTTTGTTATGAAGATGCCTACGTGCAAAATTACAGATCTAGCACAAGTTCTAATTGATGCTTCAGGAGAAAAAGGCGTAAAGATGATCGAGCTCGGAAAACGTCCAGGAGAAAAGCTTCATGAAATTCTTTTATCTGAATACGAAAGTGCAACAACCGTTCTTTTTGATAATGAATACTTTGTTATTCTACCGACTATCGATATTGAAGGTTTGAATCAGCACTATGCTGCTTATGAAAAAGTAGAGCTTGAAAGTTATAGTTCTGAGACTGATCTAATGACGAAGGAAGAGATTCATAAGATGCTTGTTGAAGGTGGATTTTTGTCTTGA
- a CDS encoding SDR family oxidoreductase produces MILGANGMAGHIIASYFKKNTTHELLLTSRDGTEGHIQLDATDLMQIAEIVQQHKPDLIINCIGLLNEYAAIHQREAILVNSLLPHELAKQLNVYGGKLIHISTDCVFSGHQGNYNEESVPDGLTMYAKTKQLGEIKTKPHLTIRTSIIGPELKNGIGLFHWFIQQKGIIKGFTHVKWNGVTTLELAKFIDHTISNPITGLYHLTAPEVLSKYELLKIIKNTFQKDDVDIIPHTEPRLDRTLFNTRLDSEFKVASYEKQVKDLKDWLK; encoded by the coding sequence ATGATTTTAGGGGCGAATGGGATGGCTGGTCATATAATCGCCTCCTATTTCAAAAAGAATACAACACATGAGCTCCTTCTGACTTCTAGAGATGGGACGGAGGGACATATTCAACTTGATGCAACGGATTTAATGCAAATTGCTGAAATTGTGCAGCAACATAAACCAGATCTAATTATTAATTGCATTGGGCTATTAAATGAGTATGCTGCCATCCATCAAAGAGAAGCAATCCTGGTTAATAGCCTACTTCCACACGAGTTAGCAAAACAGCTCAATGTTTATGGAGGAAAACTGATCCACATCAGTACTGATTGCGTGTTTAGTGGTCACCAAGGTAATTACAACGAGGAATCTGTACCAGATGGATTGACGATGTATGCCAAAACCAAGCAGCTTGGAGAAATTAAAACAAAACCACATCTAACGATTCGGACTTCTATTATAGGTCCCGAATTGAAGAATGGTATCGGTCTATTCCATTGGTTTATTCAACAGAAAGGCATCATCAAAGGTTTCACTCATGTGAAATGGAACGGTGTGACAACATTAGAACTTGCTAAATTTATAGATCATACCATCAGTAATCCGATTACAGGACTTTACCACCTAACCGCTCCAGAGGTTCTTTCAAAGTATGAACTTTTGAAGATTATCAAGAATACCTTTCAAAAGGATGACGTTGATATTATTCCGCATACGGAACCACGATTAGATCGGACACTCTTTAACACGAGGTTAGATTCTGAATTTAAAGTGGCATCTTACGAAAAACAGGTAAAAGATTTAAAAGATTGGTTGAAATGA
- a CDS encoding NAD-dependent epimerase/dehydratase family protein, translating to MKKRIVITGAAGFTGIHACQHFVDKGYEVVGISRSSVSNVKVRSVTCDLLDKEKVCEIFNTYKPHFCLHLAGVNSVPQSWNDPVSTIEANVLGTLYLLEAIRKEVPSCRTVIVSSALSGINHPYGVSKKHQEELVTEWALLFDLQVMVAKPCNLIGPGRSPGFVSFLANRIIQMESSGNHGSISISHLENEREFLDVRDAICAYEILMKAGSKNITYEIGSGKMTTLLEIADIFQTLTKEKFTIIETNDYPDKSPHLMNSKQIQDLQWEKVYPLEMSIMQILSFYRSIS from the coding sequence ATGAAAAAAAGGATAGTAATTACGGGTGCAGCAGGATTTACAGGAATTCATGCGTGTCAACATTTTGTTGATAAAGGATATGAAGTGGTTGGGATTTCAAGGAGTTCGGTATCTAATGTGAAGGTGCGTTCAGTAACATGTGATCTTTTAGACAAAGAAAAAGTTTGCGAGATCTTTAACACGTATAAGCCTCACTTTTGTTTGCATTTGGCAGGTGTAAATTCTGTACCACAATCATGGAATGATCCTGTATCAACAATTGAAGCCAACGTACTCGGTACCCTTTATTTGCTAGAGGCAATTCGTAAAGAAGTTCCATCATGCCGAACAGTTATTGTAAGTTCAGCACTTTCAGGAATCAATCATCCCTATGGTGTGAGTAAAAAACATCAAGAAGAACTTGTGACGGAATGGGCACTTCTATTCGATCTTCAAGTTATGGTAGCAAAACCATGTAATTTAATCGGACCAGGCAGATCCCCTGGTTTCGTTTCTTTTTTAGCAAATCGTATTATTCAAATGGAATCCTCAGGTAATCACGGTTCTATCAGCATCAGCCATCTTGAAAACGAACGAGAGTTCTTAGATGTTAGAGATGCGATATGTGCTTATGAAATTCTTATGAAGGCAGGATCTAAGAATATAACCTATGAAATAGGGTCAGGCAAGATGACAACCTTGTTAGAGATCGCAGATATCTTTCAAACGCTAACGAAAGAGAAGTTTACGATTATAGAGACTAACGATTATCCAGACAAAAGTCCCCATCTTATGAACTCAAAGCAGATACAAGATCTCCAATGGGAAAAAGTTTATCCGTTAGAAATGTCAATAATGCAAATTCTTTCTTTCTACAGATCCATTAGTTAA
- a CDS encoding glycosyltransferase family 2 protein — translation MKVGVVLPVYHQEREYIFECIESVEKQTFRDFKLVIVLDGPNDETVSAIKEASMLLTIPYEIIDRKINLGISPTLNEGFELLKDCPYLTWISSDNRHDPNFLERLVDTMDQASNETVLVYSFYRRIDQHGTPITYTKAWYEYVEHFMTRKKEEIFQNCFIGASFLFRSEAFVKAGGYRQDFPNVQDHDFWIRLLQHGDFVLLREYIMEYRFNGRFALTTNIPPEQLTMESMASSIDVQKRIGKIPKVSILLYSHNHVKTIDHALSSILQQTLSDIQIVVVDDGSTDFTPDSIHLTHDFRMIPLLLNHRGKAESMEIALDYCIGEYVLFMTGEDWLDPQALEQMVLKIESLPPKTDLLVTNHKIWYDRRDRLFPGPIIQGTRYGKVPLKKNTQPYAVLYKLNAIYKNLSGVSNDQVINHFYSQHAKADNVHWMNMALYHKRMK, via the coding sequence GTGAAAGTAGGCGTTGTACTCCCCGTATATCATCAAGAAAGGGAGTATATTTTTGAATGTATAGAATCAGTAGAAAAACAAACTTTTCGTGATTTTAAACTCGTAATCGTACTGGATGGACCTAATGATGAAACGGTCTCTGCAATAAAAGAGGCTAGTATGCTTTTAACCATTCCATATGAGATCATTGATAGAAAGATCAATCTTGGAATCTCACCTACATTAAATGAAGGCTTCGAACTTCTAAAAGATTGTCCTTATCTGACATGGATCTCCAGTGATAACAGACACGATCCAAACTTTTTAGAGCGGTTAGTCGATACGATGGATCAAGCATCGAATGAAACGGTTTTGGTGTATTCATTTTATCGACGTATTGATCAACATGGAACTCCAATCACTTATACAAAAGCATGGTACGAATATGTCGAGCATTTTATGACGAGAAAGAAAGAAGAGATTTTCCAGAATTGTTTCATTGGCGCTTCCTTTTTGTTCAGGAGTGAAGCTTTTGTAAAAGCAGGAGGCTATCGCCAAGATTTTCCTAACGTACAAGACCATGATTTTTGGATTCGCTTGCTGCAACATGGCGACTTTGTATTGCTTCGTGAATATATTATGGAATATCGTTTTAATGGACGATTTGCACTAACAACAAACATCCCACCTGAACAACTGACAATGGAAAGTATGGCTAGCAGTATTGATGTTCAAAAACGTATCGGAAAGATTCCAAAAGTAAGTATTCTTCTTTATTCACATAACCATGTTAAAACGATCGACCATGCACTGAGCAGCATTCTTCAACAAACGTTAAGCGATATTCAAATCGTTGTAGTGGATGACGGTTCTACTGATTTCACTCCTGATTCTATTCATCTAACTCACGACTTCAGAATGATCCCCTTGTTGTTAAATCATCGCGGAAAAGCTGAATCCATGGAAATCGCTCTCGATTACTGCATCGGAGAGTATGTTCTTTTTATGACCGGCGAAGACTGGCTTGACCCACAAGCGCTCGAGCAAATGGTGTTAAAGATAGAATCCTTACCACCAAAAACAGATCTGTTGGTTACAAATCATAAAATTTGGTACGATCGCCGAGATCGATTGTTTCCAGGACCTATTATCCAAGGAACTCGATACGGGAAAGTACCATTAAAGAAAAACACTCAACCCTATGCTGTACTTTACAAGTTGAACGCCATATACAAAAATTTGAGCGGTGTTTCAAATGATCAGGTTATAAATCACTTTTATAGTCAGCATGCTAAAGCTGATAATGTGCATTGGATGAATATGGCTCTATATCATAAAAGAATGAAGTAA